From a single Armatimonadota bacterium genomic region:
- a CDS encoding beta-galactosidase has translation MTTPLLACLLCPLALADTPQPMENKELVVLIDSFDDGAGRWRPQGEGLKVDVIEVDGNRMVRLDNSAGTTQAFLGTTAGDRGELLRFSLDAKTADGEPGQVGLHRFAGGIHWVTIGGEWQSVGHEMRGHETGAGWYVVVPAGKVILIDNVRLERVVLTDAMRRERLAQIRRESEATALAEYRELGCNMPGPATSLTVNGDLPVGLYTVRPTSGREMTLDQILAELAAAGFNFVHNSDFEDWPEHAANYAQINSDETARRYLDTAQANGLKVLMGFDRMMVVKSNLEGLRSRARALSGHPALWGWYLIDEPNLHGATPEAVRSAYVTLREAAPAVPVTACLCTPQSFADYAPGVDVIITDVYPVSTHSLFALAPHLERALKVTGGRKPVWAAIQVHNNDLHQVRWGGLGGILTEPRRPTPDEVRCMTYLAIAHGASGIFFYAYDAWVYGQLHEDETLYRGVQSIARELRDRSPSLVADTLAKGTIPTGTGRLVSYIVRGKAGGPALLVAVNAFDEPSGTVLLPGGTGAAIAADLAPHEVLLREITWPED, from the coding sequence ATGACTACCCCACTGCTTGCTTGCCTGCTGTGTCCGCTAGCGCTGGCTGATACCCCACAGCCGATGGAAAACAAGGAACTGGTGGTCCTGATTGACTCCTTTGATGATGGCGCCGGCCGCTGGCGCCCTCAGGGCGAAGGGCTGAAGGTGGACGTCATCGAGGTCGATGGCAACCGGATGGTGCGGCTGGACAACTCCGCCGGGACAACCCAGGCCTTTCTCGGCACAACCGCGGGCGACCGGGGAGAACTGCTGCGCTTCTCGCTTGATGCGAAGACCGCTGACGGCGAGCCGGGACAAGTGGGCCTGCACCGGTTCGCCGGGGGTATCCACTGGGTCACAATCGGCGGCGAGTGGCAGAGCGTCGGCCATGAGATGCGCGGCCACGAAACCGGCGCCGGCTGGTATGTGGTGGTGCCGGCCGGGAAGGTGATCCTGATCGATAACGTGCGTCTGGAACGGGTGGTCCTGACCGATGCAATGAGGCGCGAGAGACTGGCGCAGATCCGGCGCGAGTCTGAGGCCACCGCGCTCGCCGAGTACCGCGAACTGGGCTGCAATATGCCCGGACCGGCGACTTCGCTGACTGTGAATGGAGACCTGCCCGTGGGCCTTTATACGGTCCGGCCCACGTCGGGGCGCGAGATGACGCTGGATCAGATACTGGCGGAACTCGCGGCCGCCGGCTTCAATTTCGTCCACAATTCGGACTTCGAAGACTGGCCCGAACATGCCGCGAACTACGCGCAGATCAATAGCGACGAGACCGCCCGCAGGTACCTGGACACCGCGCAGGCCAACGGGCTGAAGGTGCTCATGGGCTTCGATCGCATGATGGTGGTGAAGAGCAACCTTGAGGGGCTGCGCAGCCGCGCGCGTGCGCTGTCCGGCCACCCGGCACTGTGGGGATGGTACCTGATCGATGAGCCCAACCTGCACGGCGCCACGCCGGAGGCGGTCCGCTCGGCCTATGTCACCTTGCGGGAAGCTGCGCCGGCGGTTCCCGTCACCGCCTGCCTGTGCACACCGCAGAGTTTTGCCGACTACGCGCCGGGCGTGGATGTGATCATCACCGACGTGTACCCGGTATCAACCCACAGTCTGTTCGCTCTGGCGCCCCACCTTGAGCGCGCTCTGAAAGTCACGGGGGGGCGCAAGCCGGTCTGGGCGGCGATCCAGGTGCACAACAACGACCTGCACCAGGTGCGTTGGGGCGGTCTGGGCGGCATCCTGACCGAACCCCGGCGACCCACTCCCGATGAGGTACGTTGTATGACCTACCTGGCCATTGCCCACGGAGCTTCGGGCATCTTTTTCTATGCCTATGATGCCTGGGTATACGGTCAACTGCACGAGGATGAGACGCTCTATCGCGGGGTGCAAAGTATTGCCCGCGAACTGCGTGACCGCAGTCCCTCTCTGGTGGCGGATACGTTGGCGAAGGGCACTATCCCAACCGGAACCGGCCGCCTCGTCAGCTACATCGTGCGCGGCAAGGCAGGCGGGCCGGCGCTCCTGGTTGCGGTGAATGCCTTCGACGAACCCTCGGGCACTGTGCTG
- a CDS encoding trimethylamine methyltransferase family protein, whose product MKLELMRVLSDSELHDIHEASVHILEHAGVKIGSPRMLEFLRDRGLPVDAETQVVRFPRAAIEDEIAKVPAQFEVCGRDGRPVFVLGDGTPRIAAGHNAVFWVDSDSGVTRKSTCEDVAIFSRICQHLKHIDMIGIPVMPQDVPSQRATLLYGVRAVIENSAKPVFFSTDRADVNRACIELLRAAFEGDFHSQVYGISQLSPTSPLVWEPGVLEAIMDTVTTGVPLAILPEPNAGVSAPFTLAGLLTVNNAECLSGLAMVQMLKPGHKVLYANSWTTTDMRTGAALVGSVETSICRIAGAQLARFYGLPCHTTAPNSDNHAHDEQNAWEKTLSTFCSVAAGNDLIVNCGMFATGMTCSHEQLVMDEEISALSRRLARGVEVSEETIARDLIEQIGPQGPTYLTTEHTLAHLRSDEYHVPNVAVRGPFASWQAAGAPDAVALAREKARELAARPFPELDAGRKTHLARIIAEFGS is encoded by the coding sequence ATGAAACTTGAGCTCATGCGAGTACTGTCTGATTCCGAGCTCCATGATATTCATGAGGCGAGCGTGCATATCCTCGAACACGCGGGTGTGAAGATCGGCAGCCCGCGCATGCTCGAGTTTCTGCGTGACCGCGGCCTGCCGGTAGATGCGGAGACACAGGTGGTGCGTTTCCCGCGAGCAGCCATCGAGGATGAAATCGCGAAGGTCCCGGCGCAGTTCGAAGTCTGTGGCCGCGACGGTCGGCCGGTATTCGTCCTCGGCGACGGCACCCCGAGGATCGCCGCAGGTCACAATGCAGTCTTCTGGGTGGACTCGGATTCCGGCGTCACCCGCAAGTCCACATGCGAAGACGTGGCGATCTTCTCCCGAATCTGCCAGCACCTGAAGCACATCGACATGATCGGCATCCCGGTCATGCCCCAGGATGTCCCCAGCCAGCGCGCGACCTTGCTGTATGGTGTGCGCGCGGTCATCGAAAACAGCGCCAAGCCCGTGTTCTTCTCCACCGACCGCGCCGACGTGAACCGCGCATGCATCGAACTGCTGCGCGCGGCTTTCGAAGGCGACTTCCATAGTCAGGTCTACGGCATCAGCCAGCTCTCGCCCACCAGCCCCCTGGTCTGGGAGCCGGGGGTGCTCGAGGCCATCATGGATACGGTCACCACCGGAGTCCCCCTGGCGATCCTCCCCGAGCCCAACGCCGGGGTCTCGGCGCCCTTCACTCTCGCCGGGCTGCTCACGGTGAACAACGCCGAATGCCTGTCCGGGCTTGCCATGGTCCAGATGCTGAAGCCCGGCCACAAGGTGCTCTACGCCAACTCGTGGACGACCACCGACATGAGAACCGGCGCGGCGCTGGTGGGTTCGGTGGAGACCTCGATCTGCCGCATCGCCGGCGCGCAGCTTGCCCGTTTCTACGGACTGCCCTGCCACACCACAGCGCCCAATTCCGACAATCATGCCCACGACGAGCAAAATGCGTGGGAGAAAACGCTGAGCACTTTCTGTTCGGTGGCCGCGGGCAATGACCTCATCGTGAATTGCGGAATGTTCGCAACCGGCATGACCTGCAGCCACGAGCAACTGGTGATGGACGAGGAGATCTCGGCGCTCTCGCGACGGCTTGCACGGGGAGTTGAGGTCAGTGAGGAGACCATCGCGCGGGACCTCATCGAGCAGATCGGCCCCCAGGGACCCACCTACCTGACCACCGAACACACCCTCGCGCACCTGCGTTCCGACGAGTACCACGTCCCGAACGTGGCGGTGCGCGGACCCTTCGCAAGCTGGCAGGCCGCGGGTGCGCCGGATGCAGTTGCATTGGCCCGCGAGAAAGCGCGCGAGCTCGCGGCAAGGCCGTTCCCCGAGCTGGACGCCGGGCGCAAGACCCACCTGGCGCGAATTATCGCGGAGTTCGGCAGCTGA